A window of Kiritimatiellia bacterium contains these coding sequences:
- a CDS encoding pyridoxal phosphate-dependent aminotransferase, whose protein sequence is MSPRDPPQRANHPKLPEPGEPAGWPSGIRELMDDLGAALGGRTPLLMLGGGNPARVAAAEHVWRRRMEELLREDDRFERLLGIYEEPQGSPAFREAVAEALRARYGWPLTAANVALTHGGQGAIFYLAHLLAGRRGRIWLPMTPEYIGYADLLHRRDWLVASRRRIELQGEREFKYRLSGDEPPPDAVAILLSRPTNPTGNVITDAELRDLAALAGERDIPLIVDGAYGPPFPDIVTGEVRPFWNERVIWLLSLSKLGLPGVRTGIVVAGERWAHRVAEMHAIAALAGGNLGPALVEPLLRSGELFDLCRRELRPFYDRKAETARLWLAEYWPADRPWRLHVREGAFFFWVWLPGLGMGSRELYRRLKERGVIVVSGHHFFAGADQTDPHRDECLRVSFAQPDEVVWRGLERIGAVIRDAWD, encoded by the coding sequence GTGAGCCCGCGCGATCCCCCGCAACGCGCCAACCACCCCAAGCTGCCGGAGCCCGGCGAGCCCGCCGGCTGGCCGAGCGGAATCCGCGAGCTGATGGACGACCTCGGTGCGGCGCTCGGCGGTCGGACCCCTCTGCTGATGCTCGGCGGCGGAAATCCGGCACGAGTCGCGGCGGCAGAACACGTGTGGCGGCGCCGGATGGAGGAGCTGTTGCGAGAGGACGACCGGTTTGAGCGGCTGCTCGGCATCTACGAGGAGCCGCAGGGTAGCCCCGCGTTCCGGGAGGCGGTCGCGGAGGCGCTGCGCGCGCGCTACGGCTGGCCCCTCACCGCCGCGAATGTTGCGCTGACCCACGGCGGACAGGGCGCGATCTTCTATCTCGCCCATCTCCTTGCAGGCCGGCGCGGCCGCATCTGGCTGCCGATGACACCCGAGTACATCGGGTACGCCGACCTCCTGCATCGGCGTGACTGGCTCGTGGCCAGCCGGCGGAGGATTGAGTTGCAGGGAGAGCGAGAGTTCAAGTATCGCCTCAGCGGAGACGAGCCGCCGCCAGACGCGGTCGCGATTCTGCTCTCGCGGCCGACGAATCCCACCGGCAACGTGATCACCGATGCGGAGCTGCGCGATCTGGCCGCGCTGGCGGGGGAGCGCGACATCCCGCTGATCGTCGACGGCGCCTATGGTCCACCTTTCCCGGACATTGTGACCGGCGAGGTCCGTCCGTTCTGGAATGAACGGGTGATCTGGCTGCTGAGCCTCTCGAAGCTCGGGTTGCCCGGCGTGCGAACCGGTATCGTGGTGGCGGGAGAACGGTGGGCACACCGTGTCGCAGAAATGCACGCGATCGCGGCGCTGGCAGGGGGTAACCTTGGCCCAGCGCTCGTGGAGCCGCTGCTGCGCAGTGGCGAACTTTTTGATCTCTGCCGACGAGAGCTCCGCCCTTTCTATGATCGAAAAGCGGAGACGGCGCGACTCTGGCTTGCGGAGTACTGGCCCGCTGACCGCCCGTGGCGGCTGCACGTGCGGGAGGGAGCGTTCTTTTTCTGGGTCTGGCTGCCGGGACTCGGCATGGGGTCGCGCGAGCTTTACCGGCGGCTGAAGGAGCGCGGCGTGATCGTGGTGTCCGGCCACCACTTCTTCGCCGGCGCCGACCAAACCGATCCGCACCGTGACGAGTGCCTGCGCGTGAGCTTTGCACAGCCGGACGAGGTGGTGTGGCGGGGTCTCGAACGCATCGGTGCGGTGATCCGTGACGCGTGGGATTAG
- a CDS encoding ankyrin repeat domain-containing protein, producing the protein MGITTLVGVGALMGACGRRDRSAPPPPPPAKPPAVLAPAPAPPSAPANPTPPSAPAARGRGLLTLPREYAEAAMNGMEELIDRVVREGLLDPNAVGEQGRTMLMLAAFNGHTTLCRRLIGYGADVNRRDEIGRTALMYAATGPHADVVRLLLDAGADVNAADRGERWTALMFAAAEGQAEVVRLLLERGADPELRDADQDRAIEFARKNGHAQVVRLLEEAAARRSSPPP; encoded by the coding sequence ATGGGTGCCTGTGGACGGCGCGATCGCTCCGCTCCGCCGCCACCGCCGCCGGCGAAGCCGCCCGCCGTCCTCGCCCCGGCGCCGGCGCCGCCCTCTGCGCCCGCGAACCCGACGCCGCCGTCTGCGCCAGCTGCGCGCGGCCGCGGGCTGCTCACGCTACCTCGAGAGTACGCGGAAGCCGCGATGAACGGCATGGAGGAACTCATTGACCGCGTGGTGCGCGAGGGATTGCTCGATCCGAACGCGGTCGGTGAACAAGGCCGCACGATGCTGATGCTCGCCGCGTTCAATGGGCACACCACGCTCTGCCGGCGACTGATCGGTTACGGCGCCGATGTGAACCGCCGCGACGAGATCGGCCGCACTGCGCTGATGTACGCGGCCACCGGCCCGCATGCAGATGTGGTTCGGCTGCTGCTGGATGCCGGTGCGGATGTGAATGCGGCCGACCGAGGCGAACGCTGGACCGCGCTGATGTTCGCGGCCGCGGAAGGCCAGGCAGAGGTGGTGCGCCTGCTGCTGGAGCGCGGAGCCGATCCGGAGCTTCGCGACGCAGACCAGGACCGCGCCATCGAGTTCGCCCGCAAGAACGGTCACGCACAGGTCGTGCGTCTGCTGGAGGAGGCCGCCGCCCGTCGGTCAAGCCCGCCGCCGTGA